A single Burkholderia savannae DNA region contains:
- a CDS encoding RHS repeat domain-containing protein: MTTLGNPAYGTPTLVVVGNRGETVRTLSYNRAAVDEDLDERIERTEYNRLGFASSRIDARLLSADETPNFAYVTSVAGGALCTVSVDAGTSWALADIDGRPVWTHDARGTTATWTYDVLGRPLTAEEAVAGQAPATREVWVYGEREADAQAHNLRGQCVRRYDTAGQVRTLGYTLGGQPQDETRRLLAELVALACWPGDDEAGWDTQLSTQAWTTGWDYDALGSVIAQTDAKGHRRRWSMDVAGQLQVGWLKLAGAVHEQVLVSGIRYTAAGELLAQTAGNGVATTCEYEAETRRLVHRRTHRADGTLVQALGYAYDPVGNILGISDAAQEVRYFRNQRVAAQATYRHDALYQLLEATGRENATAGGQGPVSPPGSDSANLVNYMRRYTYDRGGNLTRIEHQGGSAWRNDIVVSDRSNHGVAQADEESLRPGDIDNGSYFDACGNRLALKPGQAQVWNVRNQLEKVTLIDRGGDSDNDRETYGYDGSGMRVWKQTRARTASTWRTQQVIYLPGLELRTTEADGKTEEALDVVMVPDGSMRVLHWTAGRPEQIPNDQYRWSVRDQIASAILELDGDGRIITQEEYYPYGGTAVWGGNEYEVKYKFIRYSGKERDATGLYYYGYRYYMPWLGRWASADPAFTIDGLNLYRMARNCPINYYDPTGLDPIAGFKLRAGKQKEIPGSILSSVQPDLSGRTQTVELTLPEQYKIWPMSAVAGGRKLLPIVSDLLNAAPGQQLRLPGDVLQHGGIARFSFLGVNPGGQENYMAIAPHVELFGAEVTTGSTVKAYWVPQGKYYDIPVHPDITTDPIHVFTPAFSGCSFVVDMMSEETLRVYHVEGGKEEEQYNRVGIEHGRGMVAAMEYPDYGFHRIGESNIENVHGFAFLRYESKEGGSWNLHYQGQEAPAYVKNLRVKESWFSSRKIMTEIPAQVVGRVTHSGNRRVNVA; this comes from the coding sequence ATGACGACGCTTGGGAATCCTGCGTACGGTACGCCGACGCTGGTGGTAGTGGGCAATCGAGGCGAGACGGTGCGCACGCTGAGCTACAACCGCGCGGCGGTTGACGAGGACCTCGACGAGCGGATCGAGCGGACCGAGTACAACCGGCTCGGGTTTGCTTCGTCTCGAATCGATGCGCGGTTGCTCAGTGCCGATGAAACACCGAACTTTGCTTACGTGACGTCGGTTGCTGGTGGCGCGTTGTGTACCGTCAGTGTCGACGCCGGCACGAGCTGGGCACTGGCCGATATCGACGGCCGGCCGGTTTGGACCCATGACGCCCGTGGAACCACCGCGACGTGGACGTACGATGTATTGGGGCGTCCGCTGACGGCCGAGGAGGCTGTTGCGGGGCAAGCCCCCGCGACCCGCGAGGTATGGGTGTACGGCGAGCGGGAAGCCGACGCGCAGGCGCACAACCTGCGCGGGCAATGTGTGCGTCGCTACGATACGGCCGGGCAGGTGCGCACGTTGGGCTACACGCTGGGTGGTCAGCCACAGGACGAGACGCGGCGCCTGCTGGCCGAGCTGGTGGCGTTAGCCTGCTGGCCGGGTGACGATGAGGCAGGCTGGGACACGCAGCTGTCGACGCAGGCGTGGACGACCGGGTGGGACTACGACGCGCTAGGTAGTGTCATCGCGCAGACCGATGCGAAGGGCCACCGGCGGCGCTGGAGCATGGACGTCGCGGGCCAACTGCAGGTAGGCTGGCTGAAGCTGGCCGGTGCTGTGCACGAGCAGGTGCTGGTGAGCGGTATTCGCTATACCGCGGCCGGCGAGCTACTTGCGCAGACGGCTGGCAACGGAGTGGCCACAACCTGTGAGTACGAGGCCGAGACCCGGCGGCTGGTGCACCGGCGCACGCACCGGGCTGACGGCACGCTGGTGCAGGCGCTGGGATACGCGTATGACCCGGTGGGCAACATTCTGGGTATTAGCGACGCCGCGCAGGAAGTCCGTTACTTCCGCAACCAGCGGGTGGCGGCGCAGGCCACCTACCGCCATGACGCGCTGTACCAACTGCTGGAAGCCACCGGACGGGAGAACGCGACGGCGGGCGGCCAGGGTCCGGTTTCACCGCCGGGGAGCGATTCGGCCAACCTGGTCAACTACATGCGCCGCTATACCTATGACCGCGGTGGCAACCTGACGCGCATCGAGCACCAAGGCGGCAGCGCGTGGCGCAACGACATCGTGGTGTCGGACCGCAGTAATCACGGGGTTGCGCAGGCCGATGAGGAGAGCCTGCGGCCGGGAGACATCGACAACGGGAGTTACTTCGACGCCTGTGGCAACAGGCTGGCGCTGAAGCCGGGGCAGGCGCAGGTGTGGAACGTGCGCAACCAACTGGAGAAGGTAACGCTCATTGACCGCGGCGGTGACAGCGATAATGACCGGGAAACCTACGGCTACGACGGCAGCGGGATGCGAGTGTGGAAACAGACACGCGCAAGGACTGCGAGCACCTGGCGCACGCAACAGGTGATCTACCTGCCGGGACTGGAGCTGCGCACGACGGAGGCCGATGGGAAGACGGAAGAGGCGCTGGATGTGGTGATGGTGCCGGACGGGTCGATGCGGGTACTGCACTGGACAGCGGGGCGGCCGGAGCAGATTCCGAACGACCAGTACCGCTGGAGCGTGCGCGATCAGATCGCTTCGGCGATCCTGGAGCTCGATGGCGATGGGCGGATCATTACGCAGGAGGAGTACTACCCATATGGCGGCACTGCAGTGTGGGGCGGTAACGAGTATGAGGTGAAGTACAAGTTCATCCGCTACTCGGGCAAGGAGCGTGATGCGACCGGGCTGTACTACTACGGGTACCGCTACTACATGCCGTGGCTCGGACGCTGGGCCAGCGCCGATCCCGCCTTCACCATCGATGGACTCAACCTGTACAGGATGGCGCGTAACTGTCCGATTAATTATTACGATCCTACTGGACTGGATCCAATTGCAGGCTTTAAACTGCGAGCAGGTAAACAGAAGGAAATACCAGGATCCATCCTTTCAAGCGTCCAACCTGACTTATCGGGCAGAACACAAACCGTCGAACTCACTTTGCCCGAGCAGTATAAGATCTGGCCAATGTCAGCGGTGGCAGGCGGGCGAAAACTATTGCCTATTGTGTCGGATCTCCTTAACGCAGCCCCCGGACAACAACTGCGTCTGCCTGGAGATGTGCTACAGCACGGTGGCATCGCAAGGTTTTCATTCCTCGGAGTGAATCCCGGCGGCCAAGAAAATTATATGGCGATTGCGCCGCATGTGGAACTATTCGGAGCCGAGGTAACAACGGGATCGACCGTGAAGGCTTATTGGGTGCCGCAAGGAAAATACTATGACATTCCGGTCCATCCAGATATCACAACCGACCCAATTCATGTCTTTACCCCTGCTTTTAGCGGTTGCTCATTCGTGGTAGACATGATGAGCGAAGAGACGTTGCGAGTCTATCACGTGGAAGGCGGCAAGGAAGAGGAGCAATACAATAGGGTGGGTATTGAACATGGCCG
- a CDS encoding RHS repeat-associated core domain-containing protein: MATLGNPAYGTPTLAVVGNRGETVRTLSYNRAAVDEDLDERIERTEYNRLGFASSRIDARLLSADETPNFAYVTSVAGGALCTVSVDAGTSWALADIDGRPVWAHDARGTTATWTYDVLGRPLTAEEAVAGQAPATREVWVYGEREADAQAHNLRGQCMRRYDAAGLLTWSGFRLTGEPVGETRQLPMSAEDEADWVGNDESAWAGELDPTLYKTVWTHDATGAWCTQVDAKGNVQARAHDVAGQLASSSLTLAGDGTAQPVLRSIEYSAAGQVLSEMAGNGVMNTYAYEPETQRLIGARTTRPDQARRATVLQDLHYAYDPVGNVLSVHNDAQTTTYWRNQQIEPVHTYAYDALYQLTGATGRETANRGQDGPLLPAPAIPLDDTVYTNYERTYTYDRSGNLTHVQHRGAARYTKTIVVSGRSNRAIEQNDQQNLKPEHIDDGDWFDAAGNQRILLPDRLQPLDWNGDNRLARVTLVKRDGTTDDCEVYQYGADGTRVRKQTRTYTAGTKRTQTSGTIRIAESIYLPGLTLRVTRSESGQGVKVIKVLHEVKLEAGQMSARTLHWESGQPDGLVDDAIRYEIGGLTSSIGLELDQHAEIISREEYYPYGGTAVVTARSQAEADTKYNRYSGKERDATGLYDYGLRYYQPWIGRWLNADPAGLVDGLNLFGMVRNNPVTYEDVGGLAADVPVSGQMSLATRLARVVARIGRAVQRLMKSQEDPARAKARDATAIASGAVEETDLAARTNRPAQSIDQGMQWWAEVKTDENITIFNRKFAVWYGGYTDKFQGKQGVEAMIIHGAKERNNGDSVLVWGKQAEKVAGRFTGKYTRTSKGIAANALEEQLKLKYSIDLTKGTTPFHLISCYAKRGAAQQVADSIDRPVVAYSKHPVRAHGVERAEDPSFTVYAALRKHDIRRLFNRKDHISSPRIFYPQAWGVASHKLGARPVASKPRSSTSQC; this comes from the coding sequence ATGGCGACGCTTGGGAATCCTGCGTACGGTACGCCGACGCTGGCGGTAGTGGGCAATCGAGGCGAGACGGTGCGCACGCTGAGCTACAACCGCGCGGCGGTTGACGAGGACCTCGACGAGCGGATCGAGCGGACCGAGTACAACCGGCTCGGGTTTGCTTCGTCTCGAATCGATGCGCGGTTGCTCAGTGCCGATGAAACACCGAACTTTGCTTACGTGACGTCGGTTGCTGGTGGCGCGTTGTGTACCGTCAGTGTCGACGCCGGCACGAGCTGGGCGCTGGCCGATATCGACGGCCGGCCGGTTTGGGCTCATGACGCCCGTGGAACCACCGCGACGTGGACGTACGATGTATTGGGGCGTCCGCTGACGGCCGAGGAGGCTGTTGCGGGGCAAGCCCCCGCGACCCGCGAGGTATGGGTGTACGGCGAGCGGGAAGCCGACGCGCAGGCGCACAACCTGCGCGGGCAATGTATGCGTCGCTATGATGCCGCAGGGCTGCTTACATGGAGCGGCTTTCGTCTCACCGGAGAACCCGTTGGTGAAACCCGTCAGTTACCCATGAGCGCCGAAGATGAAGCAGACTGGGTGGGCAACGACGAGTCGGCGTGGGCAGGCGAACTGGACCCGACGTTGTACAAGACCGTATGGACGCATGATGCGACGGGTGCCTGGTGTACACAGGTCGACGCGAAGGGCAACGTGCAAGCTCGTGCCCACGATGTTGCGGGCCAGTTGGCCAGCAGCAGCCTGACGCTGGCCGGCGATGGAACAGCGCAGCCAGTACTTAGATCGATCGAGTACAGCGCAGCGGGCCAGGTGCTCAGCGAAATGGCGGGCAACGGTGTGATGAACACATACGCATACGAGCCCGAGACGCAACGACTGATCGGCGCGCGCACGACGCGCCCGGATCAGGCGCGTCGTGCCACCGTGCTGCAGGACCTGCACTATGCGTACGACCCGGTTGGCAATGTGCTGAGCGTGCACAACGACGCGCAGACCACCACCTACTGGCGCAATCAACAGATCGAGCCGGTGCACACCTATGCCTACGACGCGTTGTACCAGTTGACTGGCGCAACTGGGCGGGAGACGGCTAATCGCGGCCAGGACGGGCCATTACTGCCCGCACCGGCCATTCCGCTCGACGACACGGTCTATACGAACTACGAACGTACCTATACATACGACCGCAGCGGTAATCTCACGCACGTTCAGCACCGAGGGGCAGCGCGCTACACAAAGACGATCGTGGTGTCCGGTCGCAGTAACCGCGCGATTGAGCAGAATGACCAGCAGAATTTGAAGCCGGAGCACATCGACGACGGCGACTGGTTTGATGCGGCAGGCAACCAGCGGATTCTGCTGCCGGACCGATTGCAGCCGCTGGACTGGAACGGTGACAACCGGCTGGCGCGGGTGACGCTCGTCAAGAGGGACGGTACGACGGACGATTGTGAAGTGTACCAATATGGTGCAGACGGGACGCGTGTGCGCAAGCAGACGCGTACTTATACCGCGGGCACGAAGCGCACGCAGACCAGTGGCACGATACGCATTGCCGAGTCAATTTATCTGCCCGGGTTGACGCTGCGGGTGACACGTAGTGAGAGCGGGCAGGGGGTGAAAGTAATCAAGGTGCTGCACGAGGTGAAACTGGAAGCCGGCCAGATGAGCGCGCGAACACTGCACTGGGAAAGCGGGCAGCCGGACGGCCTCGTAGACGACGCCATTCGTTACGAGATTGGAGGGTTGACCAGCTCGATCGGACTCGAGCTGGACCAGCACGCAGAAATAATCAGCCGGGAAGAATACTACCCATACGGCGGCACGGCAGTAGTGACAGCGCGCAGTCAGGCAGAGGCAGATACGAAATACAACCGTTACTCTGGCAAGGAGCGCGACGCGACAGGGTTGTACGACTATGGCCTGCGGTATTACCAACCTTGGATTGGACGCTGGCTCAACGCTGATCCCGCCGGCCTCGTCGATGGCCTGAACCTTTTTGGCATGGTACGCAACAATCCGGTTACCTACGAGGACGTTGGTGGCCTTGCCGCCGACGTCCCTGTTTCGGGCCAGATGTCGCTAGCGACGAGATTGGCACGTGTGGTTGCACGTATTGGGCGGGCAGTACAAAGGTTGATGAAGAGCCAGGAGGACCCCGCACGAGCGAAAGCGAGAGACGCGACGGCAATCGCCAGTGGGGCGGTGGAAGAGACTGATCTGGCAGCGCGGACAAACAGACCGGCTCAGAGCATTGATCAAGGAATGCAATGGTGGGCGGAAGTGAAAACTGACGAAAACATCACAATATTCAATCGAAAATTCGCGGTATGGTACGGTGGTTATACCGACAAGTTCCAAGGTAAGCAGGGGGTCGAGGCGATGATAATTCATGGCGCTAAAGAGCGAAATAATGGGGACAGTGTCCTAGTTTGGGGGAAGCAAGCCGAGAAAGTTGCTGGGAGATTTACTGGTAAATATACTCGTACAAGTAAGGGGATAGCAGCAAATGCTTTAGAAGAGCAGCTAAAGTTGAAATACTCTATAGACTTGACCAAAGGAACTACGCCCTTTCATTTGATTAGTTGTTATGCCAAGAGGGGGGCCGCCCAGCAAGTGGCAGACAGTATCGATAGGCCAGTTGTGGCTTATTCCAAGCACCCTGTTAGGGCACATGGCGTGGAGCGCGCTGAGGATCCATCATTTACGGTGTACGCGGCTTTGAGGAAGCATGATATTAGGCGATTATTCAATAGAAAAGACCATATTTCGTCGCCACGTATTTTTTATCCTCAAGCTTGGGGCGTAGCCTCTCACAAATTGGGAGCGAGGCCCGTGGCGTCAAAGCCGCGGTCCTCGACGTCACAATGTTGA
- a CDS encoding SpvB/TcaC N-terminal domain-containing protein: protein MQNDASVSVQSLSLPKGGGAIVGLGDSLTPIGPSGMAGFALPLPVSAGRGYAPSLMLNYSSGAGNGPFGLGWQLSSAAIRRRTNCGVPRYDGGPEDEFLDLDGEVLVSERDEHGKTITTSVAKYGDKDLGETYQVTRYFPRVESAFDRIERWQGSGAVDDFWMSHGADGQLHCFGKTAAARVANPSAPEQIAEWYIEESVNPTGEHIYYRYAAETDDGVAADNENNRDHAANRYLAEVYYGNRAPAPHLYLWDMPDARDQGWLFSVVLDYGERGVDFNRPPTYDVPSGRAWSMRADSFSRYQYGFEVRTHRLCRQVLVFHHIREELEADHTLIHRMLFAYEESPIVSHLTQVRSLAYEPDGAVQSLAPIEFDYSKFDPNALAGSGTVFDGVPELNDGEHYELVDLYGDGLAGVLFRHDVDWRYKPPMRGEAGTEEVAYGAWQALPDVPTMQPVRLALMDIDGDGRLDWLVAQPGMSGCFSLKEGNQWSRFTPFNALPPEFFHPQAQLADLVGSGLSDLALIGPKSVRLYANQRDGFARATDVVQSEETTLPIAGRDARELVAFSDVLGSGQTHLVRIRHDGVMCWPNLGRGRFGRPFLLATLNFARDTFNPDQIFLADLDGSGATDVIYLERDHLTLYLNQSGNGFAAPVTLPLPDGLTFDRLCQASFADLQGVGVASLIVSHPHMTPKHWRLDFAKAKPYLLTSVNNNMGMHTTFDYRSSVQYWLDDKQADPTLTSALPMPIPTVAQVTTLDEITGNSIVQQYGYHHGVYDGVEREFRGFGLVTAQDAQQVATTIVSSVPLAPPLVTKTWYHTGRETDETVLANSPYQDASAVSVNPTRLTEFDAEHQQDVDLDAVDADTRYWLFRALKGVQLRQEVYGLDGSDKEAVPYTVSTARYQVRLLQAGAGRASPVVMPTGLEQVSYSYERIAVDPLVSQQVQLQLDRYGSVTWNVAVNYPRRPRPNANPYPATLPSTSWASSYDDQQASLILTEQRSLPIHLDDAQAWRLGLPSQQRSDVLIFDGSQAPVNGLSYELLTQAGGWLDAKKSRTYAGQQQIFYTDTPVGLTALVDHVETAELDDAALKAFDGVLDDDALTALLKQAGYRLADRLLPPDGQAKEPQVWVAPRGYTSYGSAAEFYRPISQRTSALTGEVKYEYDNFTCGLKKTTDALDNQTTAVYDYRFLQPKQMVDLNGNTQEVLFDALGRVLVNSFYGTEEGQPVGFSSLADFSLNDLTVAQAIQNAGVSKQEVAGIYLAAPLSWMGQLTQDALKVVTDDVTPIWNALLTHAFITPDGRVLSVGHAWAAGEVSIADLPDGVRQIIRALPRQPVQQASLIADRYPSDSAQQVRVSVGCVDGLGRALQSAQKVPGGTAWQRDARGEIVVDEAGKPMSQETATRWAVSGKVEYDNKGQPVRSYQPYFIDDWRYVADTAMRSCGYADTHYYDAVGREVQVVTAKGYLRRTGYYPWFTVAEDENDTWQPTN from the coding sequence ATGCAGAATGATGCTTCAGTATCGGTCCAAAGCCTATCGTTGCCCAAAGGCGGAGGCGCGATCGTTGGATTGGGCGATAGCCTCACGCCCATTGGCCCCAGTGGAATGGCTGGGTTTGCGTTGCCGTTGCCGGTCTCCGCAGGGCGGGGATACGCGCCGTCGCTGATGCTGAATTACAGCAGCGGTGCAGGCAACGGCCCATTCGGCCTCGGATGGCAATTGAGTTCAGCGGCCATCCGGCGCCGTACCAACTGTGGCGTGCCGCGTTACGACGGTGGGCCAGAAGACGAGTTTCTCGATCTCGACGGTGAAGTGCTTGTCAGCGAACGCGACGAGCACGGCAAGACGATCACGACCTCCGTCGCGAAGTATGGCGATAAGGATCTGGGGGAAACTTACCAGGTCACCCGCTATTTCCCGCGGGTCGAGAGCGCATTCGACCGCATCGAGCGCTGGCAAGGCTCCGGCGCCGTCGACGATTTTTGGATGAGCCACGGCGCCGATGGCCAGCTTCACTGTTTCGGCAAGACCGCGGCGGCACGGGTGGCGAACCCGAGTGCCCCCGAACAAATTGCGGAATGGTATATCGAAGAGTCGGTCAATCCGACCGGCGAGCATATTTACTACCGCTATGCTGCCGAAACCGACGACGGTGTTGCGGCGGATAACGAAAACAACCGCGATCACGCGGCGAATCGTTACCTCGCCGAAGTCTATTACGGCAATCGAGCTCCGGCGCCCCACTTGTATCTGTGGGACATGCCTGATGCCCGCGATCAAGGCTGGCTGTTCAGCGTTGTGCTGGATTACGGCGAGCGAGGCGTCGATTTCAACAGGCCTCCGACCTATGATGTTCCGAGTGGCCGGGCGTGGTCGATGCGTGCCGACAGCTTTTCCCGCTATCAATACGGCTTCGAAGTGCGTACCCATCGACTGTGTCGGCAGGTGCTGGTGTTTCATCATATTCGCGAGGAGTTAGAGGCTGATCATACGCTGATCCATCGCATGCTCTTCGCGTATGAGGAATCACCCATCGTTAGTCACCTGACGCAGGTGCGATCACTGGCCTATGAACCCGACGGAGCAGTGCAAAGCCTGGCGCCGATCGAGTTCGATTACAGCAAGTTCGATCCGAATGCGCTTGCGGGCAGCGGCACAGTCTTCGACGGTGTGCCCGAATTGAACGATGGCGAGCATTACGAGCTGGTGGACTTGTACGGCGACGGCTTAGCCGGTGTGCTGTTTCGTCATGATGTCGATTGGCGCTACAAGCCACCGATGCGCGGCGAAGCAGGAACCGAGGAGGTTGCCTACGGTGCTTGGCAAGCGCTGCCCGATGTTCCGACGATGCAACCGGTGCGGCTCGCGCTCATGGATATCGATGGCGATGGCCGCCTGGATTGGCTGGTCGCTCAACCGGGTATGAGCGGTTGCTTTTCGCTCAAGGAAGGCAACCAGTGGTCCAGATTCACGCCTTTCAACGCGCTGCCGCCGGAGTTCTTCCATCCGCAGGCGCAACTGGCCGACCTGGTTGGCTCGGGCCTGTCGGATCTGGCATTGATCGGCCCCAAGAGCGTGCGTCTCTATGCTAACCAGCGAGACGGGTTTGCTCGTGCAACCGACGTCGTGCAGTCTGAGGAGACCACGTTGCCGATTGCGGGGCGCGACGCGCGGGAACTGGTCGCCTTCAGCGACGTACTGGGTTCGGGCCAGACGCATCTCGTCCGTATCCGCCACGATGGCGTCATGTGTTGGCCGAATCTAGGGCGCGGCCGTTTCGGTCGGCCGTTCCTGCTCGCCACGCTCAATTTCGCTCGCGACACCTTCAATCCCGACCAGATCTTCTTGGCCGATCTGGACGGCAGCGGCGCGACGGACGTGATCTATCTCGAGCGGGACCACCTGACGCTCTATCTGAACCAGTCCGGCAATGGCTTCGCGGCGCCGGTCACATTGCCGTTGCCCGATGGTCTGACGTTCGACCGGTTATGCCAAGCCAGCTTTGCCGATCTGCAGGGGGTGGGCGTCGCCAGCCTGATTGTTTCGCATCCGCATATGACGCCGAAACATTGGCGATTGGATTTTGCCAAGGCCAAGCCATATCTGCTCACGAGCGTGAACAACAACATGGGGATGCATACGACCTTCGATTACCGCAGTTCGGTGCAATACTGGCTCGACGACAAGCAGGCGGACCCGACGCTGACGTCCGCGTTGCCGATGCCGATCCCCACGGTCGCCCAGGTGACGACGCTCGATGAAATCACCGGCAATTCGATTGTCCAGCAATATGGATATCACCATGGCGTGTACGACGGTGTCGAGCGTGAGTTTCGCGGCTTCGGGCTCGTGACGGCACAAGACGCGCAACAGGTGGCGACGACGATCGTTAGTTCGGTGCCGCTTGCGCCGCCGCTCGTCACCAAGACGTGGTACCACACCGGTCGGGAGACCGATGAAACGGTACTGGCGAATTCGCCTTACCAAGATGCGAGTGCAGTGTCAGTCAATCCTACCCGTCTGACCGAGTTCGATGCCGAACACCAGCAGGACGTCGATCTTGATGCAGTGGATGCCGACACGCGCTACTGGTTGTTCCGAGCACTCAAGGGTGTCCAGCTACGTCAGGAAGTGTATGGCCTGGATGGTAGCGACAAGGAAGCGGTGCCATATACGGTGTCGACGGCGCGGTATCAGGTCCGGCTTCTCCAGGCCGGGGCTGGGCGAGCGAGTCCGGTTGTCATGCCGACTGGGCTCGAGCAGGTCAGCTATAGCTATGAGCGTATCGCGGTCGATCCGTTGGTTAGCCAGCAGGTTCAGTTGCAATTGGACCGCTACGGTAGTGTGACGTGGAATGTTGCCGTGAATTATCCGCGTCGTCCGCGGCCGAACGCTAATCCCTATCCAGCGACGCTGCCCTCAACGAGTTGGGCCAGCAGTTATGACGACCAGCAAGCCAGTCTGATTCTGACCGAGCAGCGCAGCCTGCCGATCCACCTGGATGATGCGCAGGCGTGGCGATTAGGCCTTCCTAGTCAGCAGCGCAGCGACGTGTTGATCTTCGACGGCAGCCAGGCGCCGGTGAACGGATTGAGCTACGAATTGCTGACGCAAGCGGGGGGATGGCTGGATGCCAAAAAGTCGCGCACGTACGCAGGGCAGCAGCAGATCTTTTATACGGACACCCCGGTTGGCTTGACCGCGCTTGTCGACCATGTGGAAACGGCTGAACTCGACGATGCCGCGCTCAAGGCGTTCGATGGCGTGCTGGACGATGACGCACTGACCGCATTGCTTAAGCAGGCCGGGTATCGGTTGGCGGATCGTTTACTGCCGCCGGATGGTCAGGCCAAAGAACCGCAAGTCTGGGTTGCGCCGCGCGGATACACGTCTTATGGATCTGCGGCGGAGTTCTATCGCCCGATCAGCCAGCGTACGAGCGCGCTGACGGGTGAGGTGAAGTATGAGTACGACAACTTCACGTGCGGACTGAAGAAGACCACCGACGCACTGGACAATCAGACGACGGCGGTCTACGACTATCGCTTCTTGCAGCCCAAGCAGATGGTAGACCTCAACGGCAATACCCAGGAAGTGTTGTTCGATGCGCTGGGGCGCGTGTTGGTGAATAGTTTTTACGGTACAGAGGAAGGGCAACCAGTCGGCTTTAGCTCCTTGGCGGATTTCTCTCTCAACGACCTCACGGTCGCCCAAGCGATCCAGAACGCGGGTGTGTCGAAGCAGGAGGTTGCCGGCATTTATCTGGCTGCCCCGCTGAGCTGGATGGGGCAATTGACTCAGGATGCGCTGAAAGTCGTGACGGACGACGTCACGCCAATTTGGAATGCACTGCTGACGCACGCGTTCATTACCCCCGATGGTCGAGTCCTGTCCGTGGGACATGCGTGGGCGGCTGGTGAAGTGTCGATAGCCGACCTTCCGGATGGCGTTCGCCAGATTATTCGGGCACTGCCTCGACAGCCGGTTCAGCAGGCGTCGCTGATCGCGGATCGTTACCCATCCGACTCGGCGCAACAGGTGCGAGTCAGCGTGGGTTGCGTCGATGGTCTTGGCCGGGCATTACAGAGCGCGCAAAAAGTGCCAGGCGGCACCGCCTGGCAACGCGATGCGCGAGGTGAAATCGTCGTAGACGAGGCCGGCAAGCCGATGAGTCAAGAGACGGCGACGCGTTGGGCGGTGTCCGGCAAGGTCGAATACGACAACAAGGGGCAGCCGGTGCGCAGCTATCAGCCGTACTTTATCGACGACTGGCGCTATGTGGCCGATACGGCGATGCGCAGCTGCGGGTATGCCGATACGCATTATTACGATGCGGTTGGTCGTGAGGTGCAAGTGGTGACGGCCAAGGGATATCTGCGTCGCACGGGCTACTACCCGTGGTTCACGGTCGCCGAGGACGAGAACGATACCTGGCAGCCGACGAACTGA